From a region of the Spelaeicoccus albus genome:
- a CDS encoding PucR family transcriptional regulator produces MAGSATLGSLLDRIGLTLLTPVAGPGDMSTAVSSVTVYDPLDPAPPGDDSLVLGVGVADSATAVKLIDTVAGTRAAGIVLRDRLTDDADVAAAADRAGVALLELIRGASWMQVTSILSSMLDVADVSPTAPESPEDLFALANSVAAIVGGPVTIEDTSSHIVAFSPDQGQSDPARKASVLSHEVPDDLKARMRDDGTFRRVYASPEPVFVDAIGNNIRARVVMRLQAGGEILGSIWVVADAPLPSVRARALAEAAGVVAMTMLRARVTRDSAARLQTSLVSGLLAGGADARAAAAQAGVTGGPVCVMAVGQGDTDPDDTASEQNLQHLFGVFTMHLKTAHARAQAALLGRTIYAVLPAADVGQVRDGARDFVRRIRSSPRVFIGIGRPVDDVARLQASRREADWTLRVLRGRPGGSAVAASDDVQVDMLLLKMSDFLGEFGQELTGPLVTLNGYDGAHGTELVATLRAWLDYFGDVGCAADSMHIHKNTFRYRMRRIEEVAAIDLGDVDQRFALMLQLRLFPASKDSP; encoded by the coding sequence ATGGCCGGATCGGCGACTCTCGGCAGCCTGCTCGACCGAATCGGGCTGACCCTGCTGACGCCCGTTGCCGGCCCCGGCGACATGTCGACGGCCGTGTCATCGGTCACCGTCTACGATCCGCTCGATCCGGCCCCGCCCGGCGATGATTCCCTGGTGCTGGGCGTCGGAGTCGCCGACTCGGCCACCGCCGTCAAGCTGATCGACACGGTCGCCGGCACGCGGGCCGCCGGCATCGTCTTACGCGACCGGCTGACCGATGACGCCGATGTCGCTGCGGCAGCAGACAGGGCCGGCGTGGCATTGCTGGAATTGATTCGCGGCGCCTCCTGGATGCAGGTCACCTCGATCCTGTCGTCGATGTTGGACGTCGCCGACGTCTCGCCGACGGCGCCCGAGTCGCCCGAGGACCTGTTCGCCCTTGCCAATTCGGTCGCGGCGATAGTGGGAGGGCCCGTCACGATCGAAGACACGTCGTCGCACATCGTGGCCTTCTCGCCCGACCAGGGCCAATCCGATCCGGCACGCAAGGCGAGCGTGTTGAGCCACGAAGTGCCCGACGACCTCAAGGCGCGAATGCGCGACGACGGCACATTCCGGCGCGTGTACGCCTCCCCCGAGCCGGTCTTCGTCGACGCCATCGGGAACAACATCCGTGCCCGGGTGGTCATGCGATTGCAGGCGGGCGGCGAAATCCTCGGATCGATCTGGGTGGTCGCCGATGCGCCGCTGCCGTCCGTGCGCGCCAGGGCGCTGGCCGAGGCGGCCGGCGTCGTGGCCATGACCATGCTGCGGGCCCGCGTCACCCGTGATTCGGCGGCGCGTCTGCAAACGTCGCTGGTCTCGGGGTTGTTGGCGGGAGGCGCCGATGCTCGCGCCGCTGCCGCACAGGCCGGCGTCACCGGCGGACCGGTGTGCGTCATGGCCGTCGGCCAGGGCGATACGGATCCGGACGACACGGCGTCCGAGCAGAACTTGCAACACTTGTTCGGCGTCTTCACCATGCACTTGAAAACGGCGCACGCCCGCGCGCAGGCAGCATTGCTCGGCCGGACCATCTATGCGGTGCTGCCGGCCGCGGACGTCGGCCAGGTACGGGACGGCGCTCGGGATTTCGTCCGGCGCATCCGCTCCTCGCCGCGAGTATTCATCGGTATCGGCAGGCCCGTCGACGACGTCGCCCGGCTGCAAGCGTCGCGGCGCGAGGCCGATTGGACGCTCCGGGTATTGCGCGGCCGGCCGGGCGGCTCGGCCGTCGCGGCGTCCGACGACGTCCAGGTCGACATGCTGCTGCTGAAGATGTCGGATTTCCTTGGCGAATTCGGCCAGGAGCTCACCGGCCCGCTCGTGACATTAAACGGATACGACGGCGCCCACGGGACCGAATTGGTCGCCACGCTGCGCGCGTGGCTCGATTACTTCGGCGACGTCGGCTGTGCGGCCGATTCGATGCACATTCACAAGAACACGTTCCGCTACCGCATGCGCCGAATCGAGGAGGTCGCCGCGATCGACCTCGGCGACGTCGACCAGCGGTTCGCGTTGATGCTGCAACTCCGATTGTTCCCGGCCAGTAAGGATTCCCCATGA
- a CDS encoding amidohydrolase family protein produces the protein MAADVADRKVAVMALDVLLTGGRVIDPESGLDGVRNVGIRGGTVAYIGDDRADAARTIDVSGHVVAPGFIDMHSHAQTISGHRLQALDGVTTSLELEGGALPVADHYEWAESEGRPLNFGFSAGWVYSRMHVLDGAPAVRPQDDREFRIPLGMFEQFQDGARWRGPADGRDIGRILDLVERQLRHGAIGIGMLAGYAPDFTAEEFGRLADLAAETTQPMFIHARSMSAEPPGSALDAAQEIIAEAEAHSAPMHLCHMNSTSGHLADSVAESLAAARARGVPVTTEAYPYAAGSTVIGASFLAPDELRRNRMTPSSITYLPTGERVASEERLVEIRANDPGGLCVLESFDLCDPADKAMLLRAQTVPDAAIASDAMPLTFFGTESQRHAAECAATGDVWPLPPGLIAHPRSTGCFARALSWLVRDTGVLTLPEAIRRCTLIPAQILEEAAPAMRAKGRLRVGADADLTVFDPATVAARGDYTSLRPSTGFRHVFVGGTPVVADGELDAAAFPGKAVRGAGARAA, from the coding sequence ATGGCTGCGGATGTCGCCGACCGTAAAGTGGCAGTCATGGCCTTGGATGTATTGCTGACCGGCGGACGTGTCATCGACCCCGAATCGGGGTTGGACGGCGTCCGGAACGTTGGAATCCGCGGCGGCACCGTCGCGTACATCGGCGACGACCGCGCGGACGCCGCACGCACCATCGACGTCTCCGGCCACGTCGTCGCCCCGGGGTTCATCGATATGCACAGTCACGCTCAAACCATTTCGGGGCATCGGTTACAAGCGCTGGACGGCGTCACCACCTCCCTCGAACTCGAAGGCGGCGCGCTGCCGGTGGCCGACCATTACGAATGGGCCGAAAGCGAGGGCCGCCCACTCAATTTCGGCTTTTCGGCCGGATGGGTCTACTCCAGGATGCACGTGCTGGACGGCGCGCCGGCGGTGCGGCCGCAGGACGACCGCGAATTCCGCATCCCCCTGGGCATGTTCGAACAGTTCCAGGACGGCGCCCGCTGGCGCGGACCGGCGGACGGCCGGGATATCGGGCGAATCCTCGACCTCGTCGAGAGGCAACTGCGCCACGGCGCCATCGGCATCGGCATGCTCGCCGGATACGCTCCCGACTTCACCGCGGAGGAATTCGGACGGTTGGCCGATTTGGCCGCCGAGACGACCCAGCCGATGTTCATCCATGCCCGATCCATGTCGGCGGAGCCGCCCGGCAGCGCTCTCGATGCCGCGCAGGAGATCATTGCCGAGGCCGAAGCCCATTCCGCGCCAATGCACCTGTGTCATATGAACTCGACCTCGGGGCACTTGGCGGACTCCGTCGCCGAGTCGCTGGCGGCCGCCAGGGCGCGCGGCGTACCGGTGACCACCGAGGCGTATCCCTATGCGGCAGGATCGACGGTGATCGGCGCGTCGTTCCTCGCCCCCGACGAGTTGCGCCGCAACCGGATGACCCCGTCGTCGATCACGTACCTGCCGACCGGCGAACGCGTGGCCAGCGAAGAACGTCTCGTCGAAATCCGTGCCAATGATCCGGGCGGTCTGTGCGTCTTGGAGTCGTTCGACCTGTGCGACCCTGCCGATAAAGCGATGCTGCTGCGTGCTCAAACGGTCCCGGACGCCGCTATCGCATCGGATGCGATGCCGCTGACGTTCTTCGGCACCGAATCACAGCGCCACGCCGCCGAGTGCGCCGCCACCGGCGACGTATGGCCGCTGCCGCCCGGACTCATCGCCCATCCGCGCAGCACCGGGTGCTTTGCTCGTGCGCTGAGCTGGCTGGTGCGCGACACCGGCGTGCTGACGCTCCCCGAGGCAATCCGTCGCTGCACGCTCATTCCCGCGCAGATCCTCGAAGAGGCGGCGCCGGCCATGCGCGCCAAGGGCCGTCTCCGAGTGGGAGCGGACGCCGATCTCACGGTATTCGACCCGGCGACCGTGGCAGCGCGCGGGGACTACACCTCCTTGCGCCCATCAACCGGGTTCCGGCACGTGTTCGTGGGCGGGACGCCGGTCGTGGCGGACGGCGAATTGGACGCCGCCGCGTTCCCCGGCAAGGCCGTTCGCGGGGCCGGAGCGCGGGCGGCATAG
- a CDS encoding cation:proton antiporter, with product MGSPILILELGAIILGLGILGRLAALIQLSPIPLYLLAGLMFGVGGAAPLETSEEFISVGAEIGVILLLLLLGLEYSADELITNLRRNYPGGIVDFVVNAAPGAIVGIILGWPIPGILAMAGVTYATSSGIAAKLLTDLGRLGNRETPIVLSLLVFEDLTMAIYLPILTALLAGVGFLGGSLTVLIAVAAVSVALIVALKFGRAINKIIFTNSDELLLLGVFGIVLIIAGIAQQLQVSDAVGAFLVGIALSGKVAESARAVLTPLRDLFAAVFFVFFGLRTDPRDIPSVLLIALVLVLVTAATKIGVGAWSAGRAGIALPGRVRAGMMLVPRGEFNIVIAGLATTAGLNQIGPLAATYVMMMAVLGPLLARFAAPLFRAFGKIRDSVRGPAGSPD from the coding sequence ATGGGCTCCCCCATTCTCATTCTCGAGCTGGGCGCGATAATCCTCGGACTCGGTATCCTCGGCAGGCTCGCCGCACTGATCCAACTGTCGCCGATCCCGCTGTATCTGCTTGCCGGGCTGATGTTCGGCGTCGGCGGTGCCGCCCCGCTCGAAACAAGCGAGGAGTTCATCTCGGTCGGCGCCGAGATCGGCGTCATCCTGCTGCTGCTCCTTCTCGGACTTGAATATTCCGCCGACGAGCTGATCACGAATCTCCGCCGCAACTATCCGGGCGGCATCGTCGACTTCGTCGTCAACGCCGCCCCCGGAGCCATCGTCGGCATCATCCTGGGCTGGCCGATCCCCGGAATCCTGGCCATGGCCGGCGTCACGTACGCGACGTCGTCCGGCATCGCCGCAAAGCTGCTGACCGACTTGGGTCGTCTCGGTAACCGCGAAACGCCCATCGTGCTGTCCTTACTGGTCTTCGAAGACCTCACGATGGCAATTTATCTGCCGATCCTGACGGCGCTGCTGGCCGGCGTCGGCTTCTTGGGCGGATCGCTGACCGTGTTGATCGCCGTGGCAGCCGTCTCGGTCGCGCTCATCGTCGCGTTGAAGTTCGGCCGCGCAATCAACAAGATCATCTTCACCAACAGCGACGAACTGTTGCTCTTGGGCGTCTTCGGCATCGTCTTGATCATTGCCGGTATCGCGCAGCAGTTGCAGGTGTCGGACGCCGTCGGCGCGTTCCTCGTCGGCATCGCCCTGTCCGGCAAGGTCGCCGAAAGCGCGCGTGCCGTGCTGACGCCGCTGCGTGACCTGTTCGCCGCCGTTTTCTTCGTCTTCTTCGGCCTGCGGACCGATCCGCGCGACATCCCGTCGGTTCTGCTGATTGCCTTGGTACTCGTCCTCGTCACGGCCGCCACCAAGATCGGCGTCGGTGCCTGGTCGGCAGGGCGAGCCGGCATTGCTTTGCCCGGCCGTGTTCGTGCCGGCATGATGCTTGTACCGCGCGGTGAATTCAATATCGTCATCGCGGGTCTGGCCACCACTGCCGGACTGAACCAAATCGGCCCCCTGGCAGCCACCTACGTCATGATGATGGCAGTCCTGGGGCCGTTGCTGGCCCGATTCGCCGCCCCCTTGTTCCGGGCATTCGGCAAGATCCGAGATAGCGTGCGCGGCCCGGCAGGCAGTCCCGACTGA
- a CDS encoding cation:proton antiporter regulatory subunit translates to MSNDESIEINETALPGIGLRHDFMTAKGQRIGVVSHRSGRRDILVYDRDDPDACSNTMTLSPEEADTVAEFLGTHRVTERLATLSDQVSSLRTHKVKVAHGSPYDGHPLGDAKVRTRTGASIVAVLREQEAIASPTPDFSLEGGDVLIVVGTDDALSSVDQIIAG, encoded by the coding sequence ATGTCCAATGACGAGTCCATTGAAATCAATGAGACCGCTTTGCCCGGGATCGGGCTACGGCACGATTTCATGACCGCGAAGGGCCAGCGCATCGGTGTCGTGTCGCATCGGAGCGGACGTCGCGACATCCTTGTCTATGACCGGGACGACCCCGATGCGTGCTCCAATACGATGACGCTGTCGCCCGAGGAGGCCGACACGGTGGCGGAATTCCTCGGCACCCACCGAGTGACCGAGCGATTGGCAACCTTGTCCGACCAGGTCTCGAGCCTGCGCACGCACAAGGTCAAGGTGGCGCACGGATCACCCTATGACGGTCACCCGCTGGGAGACGCCAAGGTACGCACCCGCACCGGCGCGTCGATTGTGGCTGTGCTGCGCGAGCAAGAGGCGATTGCCTCACCCACCCCGGATTTCTCCCTTGAAGGCGGCGACGTGCTGATTGTGGTCGGAACCGACGACGCCTTGTCCAGCGTTGACCAGATCATTGCCGGTTAG
- a CDS encoding serine hydrolase domain-containing protein, with protein MQSLTLVSEWPVEHVSAAVVSAGGEVLGTAGDQRRAYPLASVTKLLSAYATLMACREGAFELDDAAGPEGSTVRHLLSHASGLDMTERKVRAPAGTRRIYSNAGIEVLADFVADSTDIAFADYVAEGVLEPLGMTDTEFTGSPAAGAVSSARDLSLFAAELQAPTLLDPGIVASATRVAFEGLDGVLPGFGRQRPNDWGLGFELRDHKDPHWTGANSSPSTFGHFGQSGTFLWVDPDTGAAAVALTDRDFGPWAADVWPPFTDAVLADLRG; from the coding sequence ATGCAATCCTTGACCCTGGTATCCGAATGGCCCGTCGAACACGTCAGCGCGGCCGTCGTATCGGCCGGCGGCGAGGTTCTCGGCACGGCCGGGGACCAACGACGAGCGTACCCGCTGGCGTCGGTGACCAAGCTGCTGTCGGCATACGCAACGCTGATGGCGTGCCGGGAGGGAGCGTTCGAGCTCGACGATGCGGCGGGACCGGAAGGGTCGACGGTGCGCCACCTGCTTTCTCACGCCTCCGGCCTCGACATGACCGAACGGAAGGTGCGGGCGCCGGCCGGCACCCGGCGGATCTACTCGAACGCCGGTATCGAAGTGCTCGCCGACTTCGTGGCCGACAGCACCGACATCGCATTTGCCGATTACGTCGCCGAGGGCGTGTTGGAGCCGCTCGGCATGACCGACACCGAGTTCACCGGATCGCCGGCCGCCGGGGCCGTCTCGTCGGCACGAGACCTCTCGCTGTTCGCGGCCGAGCTGCAGGCGCCGACGCTGTTGGACCCCGGCATTGTCGCATCCGCCACCCGCGTGGCCTTCGAAGGACTGGACGGCGTCCTACCCGGTTTCGGCAGGCAGCGGCCCAACGATTGGGGACTCGGATTCGAATTGCGCGATCACAAGGATCCCCACTGGACCGGAGCGAACAGTTCGCCGTCCACATTCGGCCACTTCGGCCAGTCGGGCACTTTCCTGTGGGTCGATCCGGATACCGGCGCCGCAGCAGTTGCATTGACGGACAGGGATTTCGGGCCGTGGGCGGCCGACGTATGGCCGCCGTTCACCGATGCCGTGCTCGCCGACCTGCGGGGCTGA
- a CDS encoding M24 family metallopeptidase, with product MPTSPTPAITARIDAARADMARAGLDAMLITPGSDLFYLTGYAALPLERLTCLVLTDGAAALVVPTLERPAAEEAVDDALGLDIVDLGETDDVASRIRSLLDGRMSRVAVDDHMWASRVLWLQDDVGVGRVRLAGEVLAPLREIKDDYELGELRRAGEAIDRVHARVPEMLTAGRTEVEVSAAISAAIVDAGHARTDFAIVAAGPNGASPHHEPGSRVLRDGDAVVVDIGGTLPSGYASDCTRTYVVGHADPELQRMYDVLYRSQAAARDHARPGVTCASVDAAARDVIEQAGYGEFFTHRTGHGIGLETHEDPYIVDGNERRVEPGMAFSIEPGIYLPGLFGARIEDIMITLPSGCQPVNNQPRTLR from the coding sequence ATGCCTACTTCGCCAACCCCAGCAATTACCGCCAGGATCGATGCGGCCCGCGCCGACATGGCCCGCGCCGGCCTGGACGCCATGCTCATCACGCCGGGCAGCGACCTGTTCTATCTGACCGGATATGCGGCATTGCCGCTCGAACGGTTGACGTGCCTGGTGCTGACGGACGGCGCCGCCGCCCTTGTGGTCCCGACCCTCGAGCGTCCGGCGGCCGAAGAAGCCGTCGACGACGCGTTGGGGCTCGACATCGTCGACCTGGGTGAGACCGACGACGTGGCGTCCCGGATCCGTTCACTGCTCGACGGCCGGATGAGCCGGGTCGCCGTCGACGACCACATGTGGGCGTCGCGCGTGTTGTGGCTGCAAGACGACGTCGGCGTCGGGCGGGTCCGTTTGGCCGGCGAGGTGCTTGCTCCGCTGCGCGAGATCAAGGACGATTACGAACTCGGCGAATTGCGCCGGGCCGGCGAGGCCATCGACCGCGTGCACGCGCGGGTGCCGGAAATGCTCACAGCCGGGCGCACCGAGGTCGAGGTGTCGGCGGCCATCAGCGCGGCGATCGTGGACGCCGGGCACGCGCGCACCGACTTCGCAATTGTGGCGGCAGGACCGAACGGCGCCAGCCCGCACCATGAACCCGGTAGCCGGGTCCTCCGGGACGGGGACGCGGTAGTCGTCGACATCGGCGGCACCCTGCCCTCCGGATATGCCTCGGATTGCACCCGCACCTATGTGGTCGGCCATGCCGATCCGGAACTTCAACGCATGTACGACGTGCTGTACCGGTCGCAGGCCGCAGCACGCGATCATGCCCGGCCCGGCGTCACGTGCGCGTCGGTGGACGCAGCGGCGCGGGACGTCATCGAACAGGCGGGATACGGCGAGTTCTTCACCCATCGCACCGGCCACGGCATCGGCTTGGAAACGCACGAGGACCCGTACATCGTGGACGGTAACGAACGCCGGGTCGAGCCCGGCATGGCGTTTTCGATCGAGCCGGGGATTTACCTGCCCGGCCTGTTCGGGGCCCGGATCGAAGACATCATGATCACGCTGCCAAGCGGTTGTCAGCCGGTGAACAATCAGCCGCGCACGCTTCGCTAA